AAGGATGTGACGTATGAGAAGAAAGCTTCTGTCCCTAAAGGCAAAGTCGTTACGAGGCACCACAGTTAGTAAAAGATTCTGGGATTggtgtttgttctctatcttcaGTAAATTATTTCATTCGACCTAATCGTTTTCTTCCGATTTAATCCAGGAGTGGGAGACCGTATCTGGCTTTACAGAAATGGGCCGGGCCTGGCTGCAATGTCTATTTGGGACAGCGGTGGCCACCAGGATTATTCTATCTCATACTTAGAGTTACGGCTCTTGTAGATACATGGATCCAACTGGCTACACTCTTGTACGAGCTGAATTCCTGACCACTGCAGGGTCCCAGGCATTCGATCAGCAGCTGTGGCTGCTGCTTGCTACTAAGGTATGAACACATCGCCCCACCGATGAGCTAAGCCCAGGGTGGTCTAATTAAAACAGACACCACTTGGATCCATATTCAGAGGACCTCGGAAGGCAGGGGCAATCGAGGGGTCATCTAGTCCAACCACCCGCACATTTCCGGCGAGGCCTGCAGGAACTAAATCACTTCTGCCCTAGCTTGAAAAGGCGGACGTGCCACGTACGTTCCCACATGTAAGCCCCCAAGATTCTGTTCCACGTACACTCAGACTTTATTTGGTCGCCCGGGCGgggccagagaggaggaagaagagagggccGAAGGACCAGTTCAGTAGGGGTGATTCAGGGTGTATTCCATGATGGTCTGAAGTGCCAGCCACGTCTCCTGGGCCGTGGGGACGATCTGGGAGGCCGGCAGCAGGAAGCCATAGCGCCCCGTGTCCCGGAGCTCGAAGGTGTAGGAGTACTTGATGCCCTGGCTGTAGGTCCAGTCAATGGTGCTTCCGCTGGCTTGGTCTGGGGCAGGAGCAGATGCCGGAGAGCAAAGGTCAAAAACTTAGAAACACTGGTACGGGCTGGGCCAACGGTCCTAAACCCGGAGCCTCATGCAGGGTTGACTGGAGTCAGCGGCTACTAAGTGCCTGCTGTTGACCAAGCAGCCTGGCTCCCTCCCAGGAAGTCCCCCAAGGGGTCTGAGCTCCAGAGGCCCAGACAGGAGGACCGGCAGTGGATCTCCTATCACAGGGGAATGCGAGAAAGTTCTTGCTGTTGCAAAAGCCCCGCTGAAAACCACCTCCCTCCAACAGCTGCTTTGGTCAAACCTCCAAATATACCAGAGTTACCCGCTTGAGTAACCAGGATCTGTCCCCTGGGGCTCTGGTCTGCAGGAGAGAGTGCAGAAGGCCAGAGGCAAAGCACAGGCCCCTCGTCTGTCTTTCTGGAGGGAATTTTGCCCAGGTTTGCGGTTAACAGCGGGTAACGAAGTTGGTTTGGAATTGGGCAGGGGTGTGGGAGGTGGACTGCGTATCCGGACTTAACCTGGCAACGCCGACTGAAGCGACAACCTCTGGTGCGGTTTGAAACCCATTTCCAAACGAGGCCTGAAGTCCAAAAGCGAGGCCAGCCCTCAGTAAGACCGTGGCCCACTCATCTACCAAGCCCTGGGCGCGCGGGGGCGGAGATACGTGAAGGGTGCCTGCAAGCCCTCTCACCTCTGTCCTCGGCCTCTGACTCAGTACTTCTGCCTGTCGTCGGCCAGCAAACTTACTGCATTCCTCAGGGCCCTACGGGatctgcccccccccgccccccacctgtcCCCGACGACCCCCGTGTGCTCTCACCCTGCGGCCATCACCTAGGGCTCCATGTTGTCCCTGCTATCCCCCCAACACACCAGTCCAGATCACATGGCAGGGCCTTTGTTCTAGAAGGTTCCTCTGCCTGCGAGGCTCTTCCCCCAGATAGATAGCCTCTTGGCGCCCTTCCTCGTGTCCTTCAACACTGGCCCAAATTTTCCTGTCTCAATGAGGCCTACCCTTCAACCCACCCACCCAACTTCCATGCCCGATATTCCTGACTCCGCTCACCAggttctagtttttctttttctccctagcATTCGTGGCCTAACACACTGTATCATCTACTCATTCGTGTTTATTGTCACTCTTCCTGACTAGAACGTACGTTTCCTGATCTTCGCTTACTTCCAACTATTTGCCAAGCACAGCAAGCAAGGCCTGgtacagagtaggtgctcaatgaacatTTGCTGACTTAATTCCATTCTGACATAACAGTGCTCCTCACAGGAGCATTGCACGTACAAGTAAGCTGGGAAAAGATAGGACATATTCTCTCACTGAAAGGCATTGGaggaagagtattttttttaaggtgagtTTCTTGGTGATCTACAAACGCCGGCGGAACTCTCCATGCCCTCCTAAAGCTGGACTTAACCCCAGACAAGGGGACAAAAGTTCTCAGAGGAACTGATAGGCTTGTCTGAAGGTATCGACGAAGGCAGAGTTCACTTCAGGAAAGGGCCCCACTGCTCCCCGAGGCACCGCCGAGGGCTGTTGTCCTTGCCCATGCTCCCAGATCTAGGCACACCCCTGGCTGCTTCCTCCAGGAGGAACACCGCATCAGGCAGGAAAAGCCGGCTAAGCTTCCTCCCGGTGCCACCCCAGAGACCGTGCACCCACTTACAAATCGTTTTGATGATGCTGCCGTACTTGAACTTGGTCCCATACAGAGAGGCCAGGGCCGTCACAGCAGACTTGGCCAGCTCATCCTGGAGAAAATGCCAAGCGATACCACCTGTTACGTCCAGTAACGCCAGGGCCAGGGTAGCCCAGCGTCTAGCTGGGAAGTAGCCCAGCAGAGAGCACGGGGCCCCGCGCACAGCGGGAGCTCAGCAGCCCCGCGATCCCCGAACCCCGCAGGACGTCTGGCTGGCCGTTGATCACACCGCGGCTCCAGATTGAACTTGTGGTACAAGCTCAAAGTCTAGCCCTTCCCCTTGCAGTGTCATGGGACAGAAGTGACTCAGCcactctgtacctcagtttcccagACAGAAAGCGAGACAAGTCCGCCTTGCCGGTCTTCCCAAGGCATCAGGGGTCCGTGGAAAGGGGTGCTGGGCACGGCAGGGCAAGCAAGGGATCAGCACATACCAGCTCGTCCCGGTCGGGGGCTGGCTCTGCCTTGTAGCCGTAGGGATACAGGAGGAGCTGGGAGTAGCTGTGGATGGAGATGAAGGCCTTGATGTTCCCGTGGCTCTTCACAAAGTCCACGATGGACTTGACCTCCACTTCGGAATTTGCAAACTTGCCACGGTAAGTGTCCGTGCAGGGGTTGCTGCTGGCTCCGGCCActgtgggaggagagggggggtAGCATTCCTTAACAGCCAAGCAGCGTGGCTTCCACACCCTCAAGTTCTTTGCGTGGAAATAAGGGTGGGATGCAGGAGGGCTCACCCCCACCTTGGAATTAAGGAAAGGCCAAGGCCTTTTATAACCTGgggggcctgcctccctccccagccaggTGGACGtgcccagagagggaaggagggctcCCCAAGCAAGATCCATTCTTGCAGTGAAGAGACCACAGAGAGAAGGAGCTGAAGTTACTCTAGAAATCCCCTACATAGGTTTCAGACCTAAGTTCCAATGGGGGGAGATTTGTTTCTACGGACGAGGAGCAAGAAAATCTCAgaggccctcctccctccctgggagCCTCAGCGGAGAGGCTGacatctctgccctccctgctggGGCAGGAAAGGGGTAGGGGGGGTAGCAGGACACAGGCGGGGAAGAAGCCATCTGGGTTTCCCGTCCCTGCCCCCAAATCACACTGGGCCTTACTCCCAAAGCCAGCATCCCAGTTCCGGTTGGGGTCCACCCCAACACAGGAGGAGCCCGGTGTGAGGGATCGAGTCTTGCGCCACATGCGATTCTGAGGAAGGAACCAGACACCTGTCGGTCACCGTGCTGGGCCGGGGGCCAGAGCCCGCGGAGAGCAGTGCGGGCCGTGAGCGGCCACAACCGACACGAGGCGCTCCGATCAGGAGCATGGGCGTGGACACAGCACGGATCAGAAGCCACGTTCAAGGTTGTCGGGAAGGTCTGTCTGCAAAGGGGGCTCTTGGTTGAAGGAGAACAGAGGCAACAGTGGACGGCACTTGGCCAGAGGTTTCTACCGGCGGAAACGaaggtgcccctccccccgccccctgccccgacACGCGGGATTGGTAGCAGGCTGTACctgccataaaaataaaataaagttaggaAATAAGGTCCAGGGCAGCGGGTCTGGGGgattttgtcccccctccccatccccagatatatggcaatgtctgaagacatttttgccTCTCTCAACGGAGGGGTTGAGAGTTGAGGGGCCTCATCAAGAAGGCCTAGGATGAGAACCCTGGTCCAGCAGAACAGGTCTGTTTGCCTCTCCTTCAACTTCTGGGGGTTGAGATTCGGGGTGAGTAGCCTGCGGGGCTCAGAGGCCAGGGGCCCGCCGTGTTTTCCCCAAGAACGAGAGGAAGTCTGTACCTTGCTGTGGGTGAAGGCAAAACCATCAGGGTTAGTGACAATCTCCAGGAAGATGTCCATGGAATCAAGAATGGCAGTGAGATTGAAGTCCTGGCCATAGTCTTGTGTGATCTGGTGGGGGGGACACGCAGGCAGAGTGGGTCAGGCCAGGCATCGGCCACCCTAGAGTAACGGACATTTGCACCTCTGCATCCCTGCTTCTGGATGCAAAGGGGAGGCCCGGGCTCCCGTGGGCCTTGACCACCAGCCCACCAGGTGAGaaccctcctcacctccccaggCTTACCTTCTTGGCAAACCAGACCCCGCTGGCCTGGGTAACCCACTCCCGGGAATGGATCCCCGTGTCAATCCAGATGGCGGGACGGTTGTTTCCCCCGGTGCTGAACtgaacaagaaaagcaaagagatcCAGCTCGGGTCTTATCTTGCCTCCTTGAAGGGGAGCACACGCCAGGCCAGAGGCCATCGGCTCCCTGGGTATCTCAGGTTAAGGCTTTCCTTGTGGGGCCATCActcaggtgaggggtgggggtggggcccgcGCAGGAATCCCACAGAACTTGGCCTCCAGCCTTCACCCTGGCCTTGGGGCAAATATGACTCAGCCAGAACTCCGGGCCCTactcttttcctctgcccagaCACAGTTCTCTGTGGGGTGTCACAAATAAACCATTTTATCTGGACTACCCGGACTCTCGGATACTTTCCGCAACGGGACGCTTGCTTGAAAACACTCGGTCACTTAAAAGTTTCAGAACCATGTGTGCCCGGGTATGCCTACGGCTAGACCAGCATAGAAATTGCGACCTTCCCAAATGTCAGCACGGGGGGTTCATATAGCAGAGCGTTCTCGGTGACCCTGGGCTCACCCACGGGCCCCCACACACAGATGTGGGTGCCCATTTTTGCCTAGGTGCCCGTTACCTTCAGCACATAGATGGGACGCCCCTCATAGGTGTTGCCGATCTGGAGCTTGCTCACAAGCTGTGGGTGCTCGGCCACCAGCATATCCATGAAGCTGTAGAtctgagaagggagagaaggggaggccgGCTGTCACCCGGACACTTCCCCCCTGCAGCAGCGTCAGCCAGCCTGCCACAGGCCCTGCAACGTAGCGGAGCGGCAGcccagacccccctccccccccatccccccggAGACGGGGCGGGTGCTGTGCATGCCCAGGTCACCCCTGACTCTGGCCGCACTCTgccagcctgatgcagagctccgTGCCGGTGCGGTGCAGAGTGGTCCCGGGggcccctcacctcctccagggtGTGGTAGGTGGCATAGTTGAAGGTGTCGGTGGAGCGGGACCGGGCCTGGAAGGCGAACATCTGCTCCTGCTCCTCGTCCAGCAACGACTGCACGTCCTCAATCATGATCGTGTACCCGAGGCCGTGGGCCTCCAGGAAGGCCTTGACAGCCTGGATGCTGGGGAAGGGCACTCGGACGTCGATGGGAGAGCCGGGCTGGCCAGGGCCCCGCCAGAAGTCCAGCTGGAGAGGACGAGAACGGGCACCGTCACGGTGAGCCGGGCAAGGGCCAGCCGGGAGGGGGTGCCGGCGCCAGGGGGTCACGTACACCTGGGGCTACGGCGTGGGCGTTAGGGGCCGGGGACCGAGGGGAAACCGTGGGCCCTGGACGGCGTCCACCACGGTCAGGGAAATGGCCCGGGAAGCATCGCGGAGGAGCTTCAAGATGGCAAGCAAAGAGAAGCGCTAGAGAGAAGGCCCTCCCTTTGCTCGGATGCTCAAGGGCAGGAAGAGTCTGGAACTAGGAGGTTAAATCATTTCCCGACAGGAAGCAGTCCCACGGGTCCTTTCTGGGTGGCTGAGGAGAGCAGGGCCAGGCCCCAGGTGGCCCCAGGGGATGATGGGGTCCTGGGGTGGGCCCGGCTGGCCTGGAAGGAGCCCTGGGTCCTCCTGGAGGACTCCCCACTTCCGACCTGCAGGTGCTCGAGGTCCTCCAACTCCTTCACCTTCTGGACCTGGGCTTCATCGGCAGCAGAGATTCGGAGCACCTGGTgcctgggcagagagggaggggacactGGGGGCCTGAGCAGCTCTGATTGGCCCTCCACACTCCCCAGGTGGGAGGACGCTGCATCCAGTGGCCTggaagccccaggctgggctcgaGCCTCCGGGCTGAGCAGGGGGAAGCACGAGGGGTCTTCGCAAGGGGAGGCCCAGGCTCCTTGGAGCCTTCTGGACACAGCTGCTACCCCGTCCCGATTTagactatttctctctctctccaaagcccATCaggcctcctcccacctcccctcctgaAAACTCCTCCTTCAAGCTCAGATTTCTCGGGGGCTCGGGAAGCTGCCCAGAGGGACCAGACCCCTTCCTTCTCAGCCCTGGTGCCCGGTCAGTCTGCCTCCTAGGGCCCGCTAGTCTGCTCCTCTCTGGAGTCATCCCATAAGTCAGTCTCTCTCCTCCAGACACTGGCTGGGGGCGGAGTCCTCCCGTCTCCTGTCTGAGCACCCCCTTCGCTCCATACCCTTACCCCACAAAGTCCTCTTTGCCAAGGACAGCCCCTAGCAGCACACTCCAAATCAGCAGCCCCCTCATGCTGCAGCCAGCTGGGAACATCAACTGAGGCCGAGAGAAGGTCCTGGGGCTTTTTAAACTCTCCCAGG
This DNA window, taken from Neofelis nebulosa isolate mNeoNeb1 chromosome 4, mNeoNeb1.pri, whole genome shotgun sequence, encodes the following:
- the CPA1 gene encoding carboxypeptidase A1 isoform X1 — translated: MFPAGCSMRGLLIWSVLLGAVLGKEDFVGHQVLRISAADEAQVQKVKELEDLEHLQLDFWRGPGQPGSPIDVRVPFPSIQAVKAFLEAHGLGYTIMIEDVQSLLDEEQEQMFAFQARSRSTDTFNYATYHTLEEIYSFMDMLVAEHPQLVSKLQIGNTYEGRPIYVLKFSTGGNNRPAIWIDTGIHSREWVTQASGVWFAKKITQDYGQDFNLTAILDSMDIFLEIVTNPDGFAFTHSKNRMWRKTRSLTPGSSCVGVDPNRNWDAGFGMAGASSNPCTDTYRGKFANSEVEVKSIVDFVKSHGNIKAFISIHSYSQLLLYPYGYKAEPAPDRDELDELAKSAVTALASLYGTKFKYGSIIKTIYQASGSTIDWTYSQGIKYSYTFELRDTGRYGFLLPASQIVPTAQETWLALQTIMEYTLNHPY
- the CPA1 gene encoding carboxypeptidase A1 isoform X2, which translates into the protein MFPAGCSMRGLLIWSVLLGAVLGKEDFVGHQVLRISAADEAQVQKVKELEDLEHLQLDFWRGPGQPGSPIDVRVPFPSIQAVKAFLEAHGLGYTIMIEDVQSLLDEEQEQMFAFQARSRSTDTFNYATYHTLEEIYSFMDMLVAEHPQLVSKLQIGNTYEGRPIYVLKFSTGGNNRPAIWIDTGIHSREWVTQASGVWFAKKITQDYGQDFNLTAILDSMDIFLEIVTNPDGFAFTHSKNRMWRKTRSLTPGSSCVGVDPNRNWDAGFGMAGASSNPCTDTYRGKFANSEVEVKSIVDFVKSHGNIKAFISIHSYSQLLLYPYGYKAEPAPDRDELVWPAEAPLTGPTARASSTPTPSSSGTRGAMASCCRPPRSSPRPRRRGWHFRPSWNTP